The sequence TTTTCATCGAATACGGCTCAGTGCCGTTCGGCAAGCTGATCAGCGCGTTGCTACTAAACGCGATTGTGGCTTTCGTGCTGCTGTGGATCGCCTGCCATATCTATAACTGGGTTGCGGCGCGCGTAGGCGGCATCGAAATTCATCTGTCTGACGTACCCGAAGAAGCCTGAGAAGCCTGAGAAGCCTGATGACCAGCACCCTGCGCCCGGCCACGCCTGCCGATATCAGCGCGATTTTTTCATTAATGGCCGAACTGGCCGCATTTGAAAATCTGCTGCACCTCTTCGTTGCAACCGAATCGGACCTGCATGACGCGCTCTTCGGCCCTCGGCCCGCCGCCGAAGTGCTGGTCGCGCAAACGGCTCAGGAGGTGGTCGGCTACGCGCTGTTTTTTCATAATTACTCGACCTTCGCAGGCCGGCGCGGTCTGTATCTGGA is a genomic window of Paraburkholderia bonniea containing:
- a CDS encoding DUF3566 domain-containing protein; this translates as MKKQITFIAPGQTAKILIVFYMTFSVPMLLIAAAAIFIEYGSVPFGKLISALLLNAIVAFVLLWIACHIYNWVAARVGGIEIHLSDVPEEA
- a CDS encoding GNAT family N-acetyltransferase — protein: MTSTLRPATPADISAIFSLMAELAAFENLLHLFVATESDLHDALFGPRPAAEVLVAQTAQEVVGYALFFHNYSTFAGRRGLYLEDLYVQPAHRGGGLGAQMLRHLAALALERQCSRFEWTVLDWNEPAIRFYEKMGATVLPDWRVVRISDDALAQLAHG